From the Kitasatospora atroaurantiaca genome, the window GTCCTGCTGGAATCCTCGGAGGGTGGCGCGTACGTGCTGACGCTGGAGTTCTCCGCCCAGGACCTGGCGATGACGCGCTTCGCCTGCTCGCCGCTGTGGGAAGTCACCAACAGCGTCCAGGTGTTGAAGGAGCCGGGCGAGCATGCGGTGCACCTGCCGTGGGTGCGGCAGGCGCGGGCCCGGCTCGAAGGGGTGGGCATCGAGCTGCTGGCGCAGTTGGTCCCGGTGCCCACCGTCTACACCCCGGACTTCCTCACGCCGATCCCGCTGAACTTCGCGCCGACCGTGGAGGAGGAGCTGGAGCGGCTGCTGGCCACCGGCCACCACCAGGTGCGGGCCGACCTCGACCGGATCAGCGGCGAACTCCCGCCGCTGGTCGCCGAGTTCAGGAACAGACCGGCGGCCGGGCTGGACCGGCTGGCGGCGGAGGTGCTGGCGTACTGGAATGCCGCGATCGCACCGTTCTGGCCGCGCATCCAACGGCTTGCCGAGGGCGAAGTACTGCGCCGCGCACGGCAGATGTCCACCGGCGGGCCGGCGGCCCTCTTCGCCGACCTGCACCCGGCGGTGAGCTGGGAACGCGGCACCCTCCGGGTGGCCCACCGCTGGTTCCGCGCCGAACGTCAACTGGACGGCGAACGCGGTCTCGTGCTGGTCCCCTCCTCCTTCGCCTGGCCCGGCATCTACTCCCAGACCAACCCCCCGCACCAGCCCGGCCTGGTCTACGCCCCACCCGGCGTCGCCACGCTCTGGGAACACTCCACCCCGGTCCCCGACGGCCTGACCGCCGTCCTCGGCCGTGCCCGCGCCCTGCTGCTCACCGAACTCGACGCCCCGGCCTCCACCACCGAACTCGCCCTGCGCACCGGCCTCTCCACCCCCAACGTCTCCCACCACCTCTCCGCCCTCAGCGGCGCCGGCCTGGTGACGCGCCATCGTGCGGGCCGTAGCG encodes:
- a CDS encoding ArsR/SmtB family transcription factor; translated protein: MLTLEFSAQDLAMTRFACSPLWEVTNSVQVLKEPGEHAVHLPWVRQARARLEGVGIELLAQLVPVPTVYTPDFLTPIPLNFAPTVEEELERLLATGHHQVRADLDRISGELPPLVAEFRNRPAAGLDRLAAEVLAYWNAAIAPFWPRIQRLAEGEVLRRARQMSTGGPAALFADLHPAVSWERGTLRVAHRWFRAERQLDGERGLVLVPSSFAWPGIYSQTNPPHQPGLVYAPPGVATLWEHSTPVPDGLTAVLGRARALLLTELDAPASTTELALRTGLSTPNVSHHLSALSGAGLVTRHRAGRSVLYVRSAVAEALLAASAGT